The following coding sequences lie in one Haematobia irritans isolate KBUSLIRL chromosome 3, ASM5000362v1, whole genome shotgun sequence genomic window:
- the LOC142230260 gene encoding uncharacterized protein LOC142230260 encodes MNSTQETQTLSEASAVRLFNSVAVTSDSNAIIPIPAASDQQSTMGSQNSMSKLGSMDGMGNLCRICRWNRSDFLLLQSPCLCKGTVGSIHLQCLKRWILHRRNTHCEICNAPFILPLQKQSFRQMLNNFFTKCFGSISKQIIFGASLLPLGQVILHQVFLCMETINNSPEETLSISEILVASYALLTSSALFFHFSEYITTRILMIHNILRQWWTFGDNSDFPFIQPDSEIFDFF; translated from the exons ATGAACAGCACTCAAGAGACTCAAACCCTTTCCGAGGCTAGTGCCGTTCGGCTATTTAATAGTGTAGCTGTGACTAGTGATTCAAATGCCATCATTCCAATACCAGCCGCATCAGACCAACAGAGTACAATGGGAAGTCAAAATTCAATGTCAAAATTAGGATCAATGGATGGAATGGGGAATCTATGCAGAATTTGCCGATGGAATCGTAGTGACTTTCTGTTATTACAGAGTCCTTGTCTTTGCAAAGGGACTGTG GGTTCCATACATTTGCAATGTCTTAAGAGATGGATCCTGCACCGTCGTAATACCCATTGTGAAATTTGTAATGCTCCCTTCATATTACCCTTGCAAAAGCAAAGTTTCCGGCAAAtgcttaataattttttcaccaaatgttttggttcaatttcgaaGCAAATCATTTTTGGTGCTTCCCTACTACCACTTGGCCAGGTAATACTGCATCAGGTATTTCTTTGTATGGAAACAATCAATAACAGTCCAGAGGAAACTTTGAGCATCAGCGAAATCCTAGTAGCCTCATATGCTTTACTAACATCAA GTGCTctgtttttccatttttctgAATATATAACTACTCGAATATTAATGATTCACAACATTTTGAGGCAATGGTGGACATTTGGAGATAACAGTGATTTTCCTTTCATCCAACCGGacagtgaaatttttgatttcttttag